A single region of the Lactobacillus xylocopicola genome encodes:
- a CDS encoding YlcI/YnfO family protein: protein MAFRIKPNHRETENKTVRFPLKLIQRIEQAIKGKNVTFSGFVIQACEYALDNMEETPKEK from the coding sequence TTGGCATTCAGAATCAAACCAAATCACAGGGAAACTGAAAATAAAACAGTTAGGTTTCCCCTTAAGCTCATTCAAAGAATTGAGCAGGCAATTAAGGGTAAGAATGTAACCTTTTCAGGCTTTGTGATCCAAGCATGTGAGTATGCACTAGACAATATGGAAGAAACACCAAAAGAAAAATAA
- a CDS encoding EXLDI protein → MAYQEITLTINNQGIHETKIFQGIKIYSHCQKSANNQTKISQRIYQTPKHNYVYYQRTDVNWNYWSDPHKYDSAFAPEDIDNQIIFKVVPQLAQLQTYLSTALIQKLQQKVDQGTLIEKLDI, encoded by the coding sequence ATGGCTTACCAAGAAATCACTTTAACAATTAACAACCAAGGAATACATGAAACAAAAATATTTCAAGGGATAAAAATTTACAGTCATTGTCAAAAGTCAGCTAACAATCAAACCAAAATATCTCAAAGAATTTATCAAACTCCTAAACATAATTATGTCTACTATCAGCGCACTGATGTTAATTGGAATTATTGGAGCGATCCTCACAAGTATGACTCTGCTTTTGCTCCAGAAGATATCGATAATCAGATTATTTTTAAAGTCGTACCTCAATTGGCACAGTTGCAAACCTATTTAAGTACTGCATTAATTCAAAAGCTACAACAAAAAGTTGACCAAGGAACACTTATAGAAAAACTGGATATTTAA